The Kaustia mangrovi genome has a segment encoding these proteins:
- the dapA gene encoding 4-hydroxy-tetrahydrodipicolinate synthase — MPLSPSDLTGVFPAMVTPFTADGTIDRPAVKTLVDHLLAGGATGLVPIGGTGEYTALTPAERKEMVAVTVEAAAGRVPVVAGVLSPGYGEAKLAGDDMKAAGADAVMLLTPFYALGTQEGVRRYFQAFRSDVDLPIVFYEIPARTNISAKADTLQAIVEDGSIIGMKYSNYDLVEFIKVMNRVGDKVAVMSGEEPLFATHLSLGATGGVLATSNIYPRIWTHIFELAKAGNLTEAVAMQNRLEPLFAAIFGEANPGPLKRAMKMAGLDAGEVRLPLLPPSAETVDKLEAIMPMLDDLEAAPLAKAG; from the coding sequence ATGCCTCTCTCCCCATCCGATCTCACCGGTGTCTTCCCGGCCATGGTGACGCCCTTCACCGCAGACGGAACGATCGACCGGCCCGCCGTGAAGACGCTCGTGGACCATCTGCTGGCCGGCGGCGCGACCGGGCTGGTGCCGATCGGCGGCACCGGCGAATACACCGCCCTGACGCCGGCGGAGCGCAAGGAGATGGTCGCGGTGACGGTCGAGGCCGCCGCCGGCCGCGTGCCCGTGGTCGCGGGCGTGCTCTCGCCGGGCTATGGCGAGGCGAAGCTCGCCGGCGACGACATGAAGGCGGCGGGCGCCGATGCCGTCATGCTGCTTACCCCCTTCTACGCGCTCGGCACGCAGGAGGGTGTGCGCCGCTACTTCCAGGCCTTCCGGTCGGATGTCGATCTGCCCATCGTGTTCTACGAGATCCCCGCGCGCACCAACATCTCCGCCAAGGCGGACACGCTGCAGGCCATCGTCGAGGATGGCTCGATCATCGGCATGAAGTATTCCAACTACGACCTCGTCGAGTTCATCAAGGTCATGAACCGCGTCGGCGACAAGGTCGCGGTGATGAGCGGCGAGGAGCCCTTGTTCGCCACCCATCTCAGCCTCGGCGCGACGGGCGGCGTTCTGGCCACCTCCAATATCTATCCGCGCATCTGGACGCACATCTTCGAGCTCGCCAAGGCAGGCAATCTCACCGAGGCCGTCGCCATGCAGAACCGGCTCGAGCCTCTGTTCGCCGCCATTTTCGGCGAGGCCAATCCGGGACCGCTCAAGCGCGCCATGAAGATGGCCGGCCTCGATGCCGGCGAGGTCCGGCTGCCGCTGCTTCCGCCGAGCGCGGAGACCGTCGACAAGCTGGAGGCCATCATGCCAATGCTGGACGACCTCGAGGCCGCCCCGCTGGCGAAGGCGGGCTGA
- a CDS encoding TRAP transporter substrate-binding protein has protein sequence MMHSPSLLKTLAKTAAAALFAMTAVAGTAGIASAQTIVKFGHTEGEGDLLDNPYWAYTEVFSNLVKNGTNGRYEVQVFPNKQLGGLESLAEQTSRGIIQMAGGISAGNLSSYFPSIQVLEMPYMFPTTAIGRKVMNGPFGKELSDAVAEESGIRILAYLPSAFRSFTNNEHPIKTADDMKGLKIRVQPIPIHLEMVKALGASATPIAWAELYNALQTGVVDGQENAPYTMLLANLQEVQKYYTLDNHLLNMPLIIINEDFYESLSDADRKVFDYAAREAAFAMLGIIKAKESQDLKTISEAGVEIYSPTEEEFQTFVEATREPMKEALKDEIDMVWLDKLTAAIEEAKASSE, from the coding sequence ATGATGCACTCGCCATCGCTTCTCAAGACACTTGCAAAGACAGCGGCAGCCGCCCTGTTCGCCATGACGGCAGTCGCCGGTACCGCCGGCATCGCGTCCGCCCAGACCATCGTGAAGTTCGGCCACACGGAAGGCGAAGGCGACCTTCTGGACAATCCGTACTGGGCCTATACGGAAGTCTTCTCCAACCTAGTGAAGAACGGCACGAATGGCCGTTACGAGGTCCAGGTGTTCCCGAACAAGCAGCTCGGCGGCCTCGAATCCCTCGCCGAGCAAACCTCGCGCGGCATCATCCAGATGGCCGGCGGCATCTCCGCGGGCAACCTGTCCAGCTACTTCCCGAGCATCCAGGTGCTCGAGATGCCCTATATGTTCCCGACCACCGCCATCGGGCGCAAGGTCATGAACGGGCCGTTCGGCAAGGAGCTCTCCGACGCCGTGGCCGAGGAGAGCGGCATCCGCATCCTCGCCTACCTGCCGTCGGCCTTCCGCTCGTTCACCAACAACGAGCACCCGATCAAGACCGCCGACGACATGAAGGGGCTCAAGATCCGCGTGCAGCCGATCCCGATCCATCTGGAGATGGTCAAGGCGCTCGGCGCGTCGGCCACGCCGATCGCGTGGGCGGAGCTCTACAACGCGCTGCAGACCGGCGTCGTGGACGGCCAGGAGAACGCGCCCTACACCATGCTGCTGGCCAATCTCCAGGAGGTCCAGAAGTACTACACGCTGGACAACCATCTCCTGAACATGCCGCTGATCATCATCAACGAGGACTTCTACGAGTCCCTGTCGGACGCCGACCGCAAGGTCTTCGACTACGCGGCCCGGGAAGCCGCCTTCGCGATGCTCGGCATCATCAAGGCCAAGGAATCGCAGGACCTGAAGACGATCTCGGAGGCCGGCGTGGAGATCTACTCGCCGACCGAGGAGGAGTTCCAGACCTTCGTGGAGGCGACCCGTGAGCCCATGAAGGAGGCCCTCAAGGACGAGATCGACATGGTCTGGCTGGACAAGCTGACCGCCGCGATCGAGGAGGCGAAGGCCTCGTCCGAATAA
- a CDS encoding TRAP transporter large permease, producing the protein MDSALLTVLASLLGLLIFGSPVIFAIGTASLVYFMVKPGMWSMVPIYAHKFFTGMDVFIWLSIPLFVIAGEIMTSIGMTDRLVNFSRLLVGRFRGGLAYVNVVGSMMFGGVSGSALADISALGPIEISMMKKDGYRPDFSAAVTVTSAVQGPIIPPSIPLIIFSSLTNTSVAALFLGGVIPGILLGLSMMVLIFFMARMQGFKANPIAGLTLALAARIALDAFWALFMPVIILGGIITGVFTATEAAAVAVAYAMVIGVVAYRNLTLKKLWDILDRAARTSASVYLIVGFATIISWILANERVPNELSALIEGSNIEPWMLLLILNLFFLFNGLWISDSVQLLLFAPLFTPILAAMGVDPVHFGVIMTVNVMIGLLTPPYGLGLYLGSAVSGVPLGDIVKQTMPFLIGAFCVLMLVTYVPAITLTLPRLFGFVQ; encoded by the coding sequence ATGGACTCAGCTCTTCTCACCGTTCTCGCCTCGCTGCTTGGCCTTCTCATCTTCGGCAGCCCGGTCATCTTCGCCATCGGCACCGCCTCGCTGGTCTATTTCATGGTCAAGCCCGGCATGTGGTCGATGGTGCCGATCTATGCCCACAAGTTCTTCACCGGCATGGACGTGTTCATCTGGCTGTCGATCCCGCTCTTCGTGATCGCCGGCGAGATCATGACCTCCATCGGCATGACCGACCGGCTTGTGAACTTCTCGCGCCTCCTTGTCGGCCGGTTCCGCGGCGGGCTCGCCTATGTGAACGTCGTCGGCTCGATGATGTTCGGCGGCGTCTCCGGCTCCGCGCTCGCCGACATCTCCGCCCTCGGCCCCATCGAGATCTCGATGATGAAGAAGGACGGCTACCGGCCGGACTTCTCCGCCGCCGTCACGGTGACCTCCGCCGTCCAAGGACCGATCATTCCGCCGAGCATTCCGCTCATCATCTTCTCCAGCCTCACCAACACCTCGGTGGCCGCCCTGTTCCTCGGCGGGGTGATCCCCGGCATCCTGCTCGGCCTGTCGATGATGGTCCTCATCTTCTTCATGGCGCGCATGCAGGGCTTCAAGGCCAACCCCATCGCCGGGCTGACGCTCGCCCTGGCGGCGCGGATCGCGCTCGACGCCTTCTGGGCGCTGTTCATGCCGGTCATCATCCTTGGCGGCATCATCACCGGCGTGTTCACGGCCACCGAAGCCGCCGCCGTGGCGGTCGCCTACGCCATGGTGATCGGCGTCGTCGCCTACCGGAACCTCACACTGAAGAAGCTGTGGGACATTCTCGACCGCGCCGCGCGCACCTCCGCCTCGGTCTATCTGATCGTGGGTTTTGCCACCATCATCAGCTGGATCCTTGCCAATGAGCGCGTGCCCAACGAACTGTCGGCGCTGATCGAGGGCTCGAATATCGAGCCCTGGATGCTACTCCTGATCCTCAACCTGTTCTTCCTGTTCAACGGCCTGTGGATCAGCGACAGCGTGCAGCTCCTGCTGTTCGCGCCACTGTTCACGCCGATCCTCGCGGCGATGGGCGTCGATCCGGTGCATTTCGGTGTCATCATGACGGTCAATGTGATGATCGGCCTGCTCACCCCGCCCTACGGGCTCGGCCTCTATCTGGGATCGGCGGTCAGCGGGGTGCCGCTCGGCGACATCGTCAAGCAGACCATGCCGTTCCTCATCGGCGCGTTCTGCGTGCTGATGCTGGTCACCTATGTGCCGGCGATCACACTCACCCTGCCGCGCCTGTTCGGCTTCGTCCAATAG
- a CDS encoding FAD-binding oxidoreductase — protein MSDDFISRLTGLVGERGIVTSPAEMAPYLEDWRGREHGRARAIVLPRTTEEVAEVVRLCAETGTAVFPQGGNTSLCVAATPGADADGIVLGLKRMNAIRSLDRASSAIVVDGGVVLSAIHEAAATVGRQFPLHLGSEGTAQIGGLISTNAGGTGVLRYGPTRDLVMGLEVVLAGGRVWNGLSTLRKDNTGYDLKNLFIGAEGTLGIITGAALKLAPALRARADAWLSVAGPEEAVTLLGALQDVFDTNLQAFELLSRSEIQSVLDFVPGRHCPFGEAPAWSVMIELGAPDPEAALTARLEETLAEAMEAGTVLDGFIAQNETQSADIWQVRHSVSESNKKRGVGLTHDVSVPVSQVARFIAEADAMVAEHYPSAEPVVVAHMGDGNVHYIVMFDHDWWQDVMDRKALQNNVMRRVHDIAMALGGSYSAEHGIGRKLTAELERLTSPVELDLFHRVKAMLDPDGLMNPGAVLSP, from the coding sequence ATGTCGGACGACTTCATATCCCGGCTCACGGGACTGGTCGGCGAGCGCGGTATCGTGACCTCGCCGGCCGAGATGGCCCCCTATCTGGAGGACTGGCGCGGGCGCGAGCATGGCCGGGCGCGCGCCATCGTCCTGCCGCGCACGACCGAGGAAGTCGCCGAGGTCGTGCGCCTGTGCGCGGAAACCGGCACCGCCGTGTTCCCGCAGGGCGGCAATACGAGCCTTTGCGTCGCCGCGACACCGGGGGCGGATGCCGACGGCATCGTGCTCGGGCTCAAGCGCATGAACGCCATCCGCTCGCTCGACCGGGCGAGCTCGGCCATTGTCGTCGACGGCGGCGTGGTGCTGAGCGCGATCCACGAGGCGGCGGCCACGGTCGGCCGGCAGTTTCCTCTGCATCTGGGATCGGAAGGCACCGCCCAGATCGGCGGGCTGATCTCCACCAATGCCGGCGGCACAGGCGTGTTGCGTTACGGACCGACGCGCGATCTCGTCATGGGGCTGGAGGTCGTGCTTGCCGGCGGGCGGGTCTGGAACGGGCTGTCGACGCTGCGCAAGGACAATACCGGATACGACCTGAAGAACCTCTTCATCGGCGCGGAAGGCACGCTCGGCATCATCACGGGCGCGGCGCTGAAGCTCGCCCCCGCGCTCCGCGCCCGGGCCGATGCCTGGCTGTCGGTGGCCGGCCCGGAGGAGGCCGTCACCCTGCTCGGTGCGCTGCAGGACGTGTTCGACACCAATCTCCAGGCCTTCGAGCTGCTGTCGCGGTCGGAGATCCAGAGCGTGCTCGACTTCGTGCCCGGCCGGCACTGCCCCTTCGGCGAGGCGCCGGCATGGTCGGTCATGATCGAGCTCGGCGCGCCCGACCCGGAGGCCGCGCTCACCGCGAGGCTCGAGGAGACGCTCGCCGAGGCGATGGAGGCCGGCACCGTTCTCGACGGCTTCATCGCCCAGAACGAGACCCAGTCGGCCGACATCTGGCAGGTGCGCCATTCCGTCTCCGAATCGAACAAGAAGCGCGGTGTGGGGCTCACCCACGACGTTTCCGTGCCGGTCTCCCAGGTCGCCCGCTTCATCGCGGAGGCGGACGCGATGGTGGCCGAGCACTATCCGTCCGCCGAACCCGTCGTGGTCGCCCATATGGGCGACGGCAACGTCCACTACATCGTCATGTTCGACCATGACTGGTGGCAGGACGTCATGGACCGCAAGGCGCTGCAGAACAATGTCATGCGCCGGGTCCACGATATCGCCATGGCGCTCGGCGGCAGCTACAGCGCCGAGCACGGCATCGGACGCAAGCTCACCGCCGAGCTCGAACGGCTCACCTCGCCCGTCGAGCTCGACCTGTTCCACCGCGTGAAGGCGATGCTCGATCCCGACGGCCTGATGAATCCGGGTGCCGTCCTGAGCCCCTGA
- a CDS encoding Ldh family oxidoreductase: protein MTAPGDATAQTRWIAAEALGRRVSALLRQWGLSPDSAEAAAGVLVQADLFGIQSHGVNMLKVYETYRNDGRIALRPEPRLERSTPVSAVIDADGGLGHLPSLMAVDEAISRARETGVGIVAVRNSHHYGAAGIYALKIAEAGLIGLSFTNVGTSSIVPTRGLQAMFGTNPIAFGAPAARNRPFLLDIATSTAAIGKMLVAQRAGRPIPPVWATDASGEPVTDPTVALADRRLLPVGGAEETTGGHKGYGLAMMVEILTATLAGASFAPLRDPARKTMDVGHSFMAIDPGLFREREDFLADMDAMMESLRATPRRDPDLPVLVHGDKEYALEADRLQRGIPFEPDQIAQLAGLFERAGLVFPDGEEAPA from the coding sequence GTGACAGCTCCCGGTGACGCAACCGCCCAGACGCGCTGGATCGCAGCGGAAGCGCTCGGGCGCCGCGTGAGCGCCCTTCTTCGCCAGTGGGGCCTGTCGCCGGACAGTGCGGAGGCCGCGGCCGGGGTTCTCGTCCAGGCCGATCTCTTCGGCATCCAGTCGCACGGCGTGAACATGCTGAAGGTCTACGAGACCTACAGGAACGATGGCCGCATCGCGCTCCGGCCCGAGCCCCGCCTGGAACGCTCCACCCCGGTCTCCGCCGTGATCGATGCCGATGGCGGCCTCGGACATCTGCCTTCGCTCATGGCCGTGGACGAGGCGATCTCGCGGGCCCGGGAGACGGGGGTCGGAATCGTCGCCGTGCGCAACTCGCATCATTACGGCGCCGCCGGCATCTACGCGCTCAAGATCGCCGAGGCCGGGCTGATCGGCCTGTCCTTCACCAATGTCGGCACCTCCTCCATCGTGCCGACGCGCGGTCTCCAGGCGATGTTCGGCACGAACCCCATCGCCTTCGGCGCCCCGGCGGCCCGCAACCGCCCCTTCCTGCTCGATATCGCGACCAGCACGGCGGCCATCGGCAAGATGCTGGTGGCCCAGCGCGCGGGCCGGCCCATCCCGCCGGTCTGGGCGACGGATGCCAGCGGCGAGCCGGTGACCGACCCGACTGTGGCCCTCGCCGACCGGCGGCTCCTGCCCGTCGGCGGCGCGGAGGAGACCACCGGCGGCCACAAGGGCTATGGCCTTGCGATGATGGTGGAGATCCTCACCGCGACGCTTGCCGGCGCGAGCTTCGCCCCGCTTCGCGATCCCGCCCGCAAGACGATGGATGTGGGCCACAGCTTCATGGCCATCGATCCCGGACTGTTCCGCGAGCGCGAGGACTTCCTCGCCGACATGGACGCGATGATGGAGAGCCTGCGCGCCACCCCCAGACGCGATCCCGACCTGCCCGTCCTGGTCCATGGCGACAAGGAGTATGCCCTGGAGGCGGACCGCCTGCAGCGCGGCATCCCCTTCGAGCCCGACCAGATCGCCCAGCTTGCGGGCCTGTTCGAACGCGCAGGCCTCGTCTTCCCCGATGGCGAGGAGGCACCCGCATGA
- a CDS encoding GntR family transcriptional regulator, which yields MSRRTATQKRKQPSVYERIRNDVIAFVLRPEQELDESSLAERYAVSRTPIREALIRLTNDRLVEALPGRGIRVSPFIVSNYPRYMEATDLIRRALARGAAHRRTTVDLAKLKETQAAFVEAIEPLTTRFPVAEVELSNSEWAFHTALAESSHNHYLIEAYSALILQGIRMMRIQYGYQPIGAISITDYLTELTERHARLVAAIEDRDLDGAEEAARAMHKGLADRLSVYFQENLTEGISLSSADG from the coding sequence ATGAGCCGCAGGACCGCCACGCAGAAGCGCAAGCAGCCGAGCGTCTACGAGCGCATACGCAACGACGTCATCGCCTTCGTTCTCAGGCCCGAGCAGGAGCTCGACGAGAGTTCGCTGGCCGAACGCTACGCGGTCTCGCGCACGCCGATCCGCGAGGCGCTGATCCGTCTCACCAACGACCGTCTCGTGGAGGCCCTGCCCGGCCGCGGCATCCGGGTCAGCCCGTTCATCGTCTCCAACTATCCCCGCTACATGGAGGCGACCGACCTCATCCGCCGGGCGCTGGCGCGCGGCGCCGCCCACAGGCGCACGACGGTCGATCTCGCCAAGCTCAAGGAGACCCAGGCCGCCTTCGTGGAGGCCATCGAACCGCTCACCACGCGCTTTCCGGTCGCGGAGGTGGAGCTGTCCAACAGCGAATGGGCCTTCCACACCGCGCTCGCGGAGTCCAGCCACAACCACTATCTGATCGAGGCCTATTCGGCGCTGATCCTGCAGGGCATCCGCATGATGCGGATCCAGTATGGCTACCAGCCGATCGGCGCGATCTCGATCACCGACTACCTGACGGAGCTGACGGAGCGCCATGCGCGGCTCGTGGCCGCCATCGAGGACCGCGACCTCGACGGCGCCGAGGAGGCCGCGCGCGCCATGCACAAGGGGCTGGCCGACCGGCTCTCCGTCTACTTCCAGGAGAATTTGACCGAGGGGATATCGTTGTCATCGGCGGACGGCTGA
- a CDS encoding FAD-dependent oxidoreductase, which produces MNGANTAQTLSARGYSVLLVDKGDFASGSSSRSSRLLHCGLRYLAPGGSLWDFVRHPGRFAVACRMARDAMISRARFVELTPERVRPLSFCFPVYDDSPYAGWQVDAAFALLGRLGGRSVPLDYRRLGAREALKAPLLEHLRAPDRLRSVAMFREYQFDWPERIAMDAVLDAERMGATVRNYTPVTHMARKGDGWRLELADALDDAAPPVSVSARAVFNMAGIWIDDVNGRAEPDGASRLITGTKGCHIVVRLPPECRDFGIATLNRLNEPFYCIPWRGLHYFGPTETLYEGDRDDIHVTPEEIDFLIGEANHLLPGLTISRSDVLYTWAGVRPLTYDPAQPLGARSRDLHDLSPTGMENVFAMTAGPIMSHRSAGTIAADALAPKLAPSGPAAEPSYAARPAADIHRAVAEEQAETLVDVMFRRTGKGWSETMGREEAETAAEVMGEVKGWPRDRIAREVADYLEYLRRTHTLPA; this is translated from the coding sequence GTGAACGGCGCCAACACCGCGCAGACGCTCAGCGCCCGCGGTTACAGCGTGCTGCTGGTCGACAAGGGGGACTTCGCCTCCGGGTCGAGCAGCCGGTCGAGCCGGCTGCTCCATTGCGGGCTGCGCTATCTCGCCCCCGGCGGCTCCCTGTGGGACTTCGTGCGCCATCCGGGCCGGTTCGCCGTGGCCTGCCGGATGGCCCGCGACGCCATGATCTCGCGCGCCCGCTTCGTCGAGCTGACGCCGGAGCGCGTCCGGCCGCTTTCCTTCTGCTTTCCCGTCTATGACGACAGCCCCTATGCCGGCTGGCAGGTCGACGCGGCCTTCGCGCTTCTCGGCCGGCTCGGCGGCCGGTCCGTGCCGCTCGACTATCGCCGGCTCGGCGCGCGCGAGGCGCTGAAGGCTCCCCTGCTCGAACATCTGCGCGCACCGGACAGGCTGCGGAGCGTCGCCATGTTCCGCGAATACCAGTTCGACTGGCCGGAGCGCATCGCGATGGATGCCGTTCTGGACGCCGAGCGGATGGGCGCGACCGTGCGCAACTACACGCCCGTGACGCATATGGCGCGCAAGGGCGACGGCTGGCGGCTGGAGCTCGCCGACGCGCTCGACGATGCCGCTCCGCCGGTCTCCGTCAGCGCGCGTGCGGTGTTCAACATGGCCGGCATCTGGATCGACGACGTCAACGGGCGCGCCGAGCCGGACGGAGCCTCCAGGCTGATCACGGGCACGAAGGGCTGCCATATCGTCGTGCGGCTGCCGCCCGAATGCCGCGATTTCGGCATCGCCACCCTCAACCGGCTGAACGAGCCGTTCTACTGCATCCCCTGGCGGGGCCTGCATTATTTCGGACCCACGGAGACCCTCTACGAGGGCGACCGCGACGACATCCACGTCACGCCGGAGGAGATCGACTTCCTGATCGGCGAGGCGAACCACCTCCTGCCGGGGCTGACGATCTCGCGCTCCGACGTGCTCTACACATGGGCCGGCGTGCGCCCGCTGACCTACGATCCCGCCCAGCCGCTCGGCGCGCGGTCGCGCGACCTCCACGACCTCTCGCCCACGGGTATGGAGAACGTCTTCGCGATGACCGCCGGCCCCATCATGAGCCACCGCTCCGCCGGCACGATCGCCGCCGACGCGCTTGCGCCGAAACTCGCCCCCAGCGGACCCGCCGCGGAGCCCTCCTATGCCGCCCGGCCAGCCGCCGACATTCACCGCGCGGTCGCGGAAGAGCAGGCCGAAACCCTGGTCGACGTCATGTTCCGGCGGACCGGAAAGGGCTGGTCTGAGACCATGGGCCGGGAGGAGGCCGAAACCGCCGCGGAGGTCATGGGCGAGGTCAAGGGCTGGCCGCGCGACCGCATCGCGCGGGAAGTGGCCGATTATCTGGAGTATCTTCGCCGCACCCACACGCTCCCCGCCTGA
- a CDS encoding TRAP transporter small permease translates to MQKLLDALLKAADGLARVTSVASRIMLLAVAAMLFVQVVLRYVFLYSLPWPEEASRYLMIWVVMITGSLLVKDEQLVSVDFFDALWPKRVIAYRNAIFRVMLVGLLCVLFREGLDQALFAWNRTTTALQVSWFWPYLAVPVGSALMIFHMAVLALRDILRPEGVQQEASVLRADI, encoded by the coding sequence ATGCAGAAACTGCTCGATGCCCTGTTGAAAGCAGCCGACGGTCTGGCCCGTGTCACGAGCGTGGCATCGCGCATCATGCTGCTGGCGGTCGCCGCGATGCTGTTCGTGCAGGTCGTGCTGAGATACGTCTTCCTGTACTCGCTGCCCTGGCCGGAGGAGGCCTCGCGCTATCTGATGATCTGGGTCGTCATGATCACCGGCAGCCTGCTGGTGAAGGACGAGCAGCTCGTCTCGGTCGACTTCTTCGACGCGCTCTGGCCGAAACGCGTGATCGCCTATCGCAACGCCATCTTCCGGGTAATGCTGGTGGGCCTTCTCTGCGTGCTCTTCAGGGAGGGGCTCGACCAGGCGCTGTTCGCATGGAACCGGACGACGACCGCGCTCCAGGTCTCGTGGTTCTGGCCCTATCTCGCCGTGCCTGTCGGCAGTGCGCTGATGATCTTCCACATGGCCGTGCTCGCCCTGCGCGACATCCTCAGGCCCGAAGGCGTGCAGCAGGAAGCCTCAGTCCTGCGCGCCGACATATAG
- a CDS encoding NADH:flavin oxidoreductase → MDDQNTTATATRDPLLQPLTIGHLTLRNRIMSTSHACGLEEGGMPKERYQRYHEEKARGGLALTMFGGSSNVAPDSPNTFRQLNVGVDEVIPYLQSFSGRVHAQGAALMCQITHLGRRGDPYGDHWLPMIAPSPMRETLHRAFPKEMDEHDIARVVKAYGDAALRCKEGGLDGIETLAGGHIIGQFLSPLTNHRTDRFGGSMENRCRFAVMVHREMRRRVGDGFLIGMRYIVDEGDDAGLRLDDCIAAAKFIHAECGIDFFNAVYGKMDTERGLAVDNMPGMAMPLAPWVKPVGAFKRELDVPVFHAARLSDVASARYAVAEGLVDMAGMTRAQIADPYLVSKLTEGREEEIRPCIGATHCQSPHRPSCLHNAATGRETVLPQVIERSPRAGRKVVIVGGGPAGLEAARVSARRGHEVVLFEAAPELGGQVLIGSRGSWRRDLTGLVDWRAGELDRLGVDCRLNRYAEPEDVLAETPDMVVVATGGIPDLDWLPGAELCTSAWDALTGSVPLRDEVIVYDGTGRHPAPLNAELAAMEGKTVRFVSIDGYLAMELPYSERFNWKRRFYELGLTATFDHRLAGVAREGNRLRATFVNETTLETVSHVADQVIVEHGTAPVDELYHALRGQSANDGVTDIDALLALSPQPRALKPDAPFELHRIGDAVASRNIHAAIYDALRLCAAF, encoded by the coding sequence ATGGACGACCAGAACACCACGGCCACAGCCACACGGGACCCGCTGCTCCAGCCGCTGACCATCGGGCACCTGACGCTCCGCAACCGCATCATGAGCACAAGCCATGCCTGCGGACTGGAGGAAGGCGGCATGCCGAAGGAGCGCTATCAGCGCTATCACGAGGAGAAGGCGCGCGGCGGGCTCGCACTCACCATGTTCGGCGGCTCGTCCAACGTCGCCCCCGATTCGCCCAACACCTTCCGCCAGCTCAATGTCGGCGTCGACGAGGTCATCCCGTATCTCCAGAGCTTCTCAGGCCGCGTCCACGCCCAGGGTGCGGCGCTGATGTGCCAGATCACCCATCTCGGCCGGCGCGGCGACCCCTATGGCGATCACTGGCTGCCCATGATCGCCCCCTCGCCGATGCGCGAGACGCTGCACCGCGCCTTTCCCAAGGAGATGGACGAGCACGACATTGCGCGCGTCGTGAAGGCCTATGGCGACGCCGCGCTGCGCTGCAAGGAGGGCGGCCTCGACGGCATCGAGACGCTCGCCGGCGGCCATATTATCGGCCAGTTCCTATCTCCCCTCACCAATCACCGCACCGACCGCTTCGGCGGGTCGATGGAGAACCGCTGCCGCTTCGCTGTCATGGTGCATCGGGAGATGCGCCGCCGGGTGGGCGACGGCTTCCTGATCGGCATGCGCTACATCGTCGACGAGGGCGACGATGCGGGCCTGCGTCTCGACGACTGCATCGCCGCCGCGAAATTCATCCATGCCGAATGCGGGATCGACTTCTTCAATGCCGTCTACGGCAAGATGGACACCGAGCGCGGACTCGCGGTCGACAACATGCCGGGCATGGCCATGCCGCTCGCCCCCTGGGTCAAGCCGGTCGGCGCGTTCAAACGGGAGCTGGACGTGCCGGTGTTCCATGCCGCCCGCCTCTCCGACGTCGCCTCCGCCCGCTATGCCGTCGCGGAGGGGCTCGTCGACATGGCCGGCATGACCCGCGCCCAGATCGCCGACCCTTATCTCGTCTCCAAGCTGACGGAGGGCCGCGAGGAGGAGATCCGTCCCTGCATCGGCGCCACGCACTGCCAGTCGCCGCACCGCCCCTCCTGCCTGCACAATGCTGCCACGGGGCGCGAGACCGTCCTGCCGCAGGTCATCGAGCGCTCGCCGCGGGCGGGCCGCAAGGTGGTGATCGTCGGCGGCGGCCCGGCCGGGCTGGAGGCCGCGCGCGTATCCGCCCGGCGCGGCCACGAGGTGGTGCTCTTCGAGGCCGCGCCGGAGCTCGGCGGCCAGGTCCTGATCGGCTCGCGCGGGAGCTGGCGGCGTGACCTGACGGGCCTTGTCGACTGGCGCGCGGGCGAACTCGACCGCCTCGGCGTCGACTGCCGTCTCAACCGCTATGCCGAGCCGGAGGACGTGCTCGCCGAGACGCCCGACATGGTGGTCGTCGCGACCGGCGGCATTCCCGACCTCGACTGGCTGCCCGGCGCGGAGCTGTGTACCAGCGCCTGGGACGCGCTGACCGGCAGCGTGCCGCTGCGCGACGAGGTGATCGTCTATGACGGCACCGGTCGCCATCCCGCCCCGCTCAATGCCGAGCTCGCCGCGATGGAGGGCAAGACCGTGCGGTTCGTCTCCATCGACGGCTATCTCGCCATGGAGCTTCCCTATTCGGAGCGCTTCAACTGGAAGCGGCGCTTCTACGAACTCGGCCTCACCGCGACCTTCGACCATCGCCTCGCCGGCGTCGCGCGCGAGGGCAACAGGCTGAGGGCGACCTTCGTCAACGAGACGACGCTGGAGACGGTATCCCATGTCGCCGACCAGGTGATCGTGGAACACGGCACGGCGCCCGTGGACGAGCTCTATCACGCGCTGCGCGGCCAGTCGGCCAATGACGGCGTGACGGATATCGACGCGCTGCTGGCGCTCAGCCCGCAGCCGCGCGCCCTGAAACCCGACGCGCCCTTCGAGCTGCACCGTATCGGCGATGCCGTGGCGAGCCGCAACATCCATGCGGCGATCTACGATGCGCTGAGGCTCTGTGCGGCCTTCTAG